Within the Polaribacter pectinis genome, the region AATATATAATGGAGTTTTTTTTAATTCTGATATAAAGTTATGGTGGAAAGATTTATTATTAGAGATTGTTAATGATTATGTTGATGATGTAGGTTTCCCTTGGGAGTTGGGTGCTCAGTTAGTTGAATCTAAAGAAGAATTAATATCTAAATGCTCAATTACAGGAGAAAGATTTCCAGAAACTGTAGCTGCGGAAGATGAAACTGAATCATCAAATTGGAAACCAATGAAGTTAAGAGAAACCATTCCTCATTCTAAATATGATAATATTTTATTTTTTGAAGAACTAAGAGTTATGAACGGCTTATGATAAAAATAAACAGTTCTCATCCGAAATTTACTGATTTTATCTCTAAAGAAATTAAAACAATATCTTTTTTAGGTTCTTATTCCTCTTTTAAAAACTGTTTAAAAGAATTATCAGATCAAGCTAAATTTTTGTCATATCAATTTCCCAAGAGCACAAAACTTCAACAAAAAATAAAAAATTTAAATTTTAGTTTTGAGTTTAATTTACGTTTAGAAAAAAAAAAGTGTACAGTTGTTATAGAAAGCTTAATTCAAAAAAACTATGAACAATGTACATATTCAGTTTTTATTAAAGATTTAGATAATAATTTAATTAGAAAATATCATTTTGATTATGCACCATTTGAAAAAATGAAACCGTTATATCATTTTCAGTATTGTGGAGAAGAAACACCTAAAATTTCTGAACATAAAATTGATTTAGAACCTTTTCATCCATGGATGTCTTTACCAAGAGTAGTAAATTACCCTATAAATTTAGCATTAATTTTAGATATGATTTTAAGTGAAACCATAGATGAACAGGTTAAGAAAGGAATTGAAAAAGATGGATGGAGGAATTTTATGGTTGAAAATGAAAAGTTTTTATTAAAAGAATATTTCAAGAATACAGCAGGATATTTTCAAAACGGACATACATCTAAAAGAACATTCAGGGAATACTGTTATGGAGAATAACAAAGATTTTAAAAAAAATAATGGAATATATTATACTCCTGACAAATTAGCTGATTACCTTATTAATGATTTAAATATTGAAAACAATAACTCAATTTTAGATCCTTCTTATGGGGAAGGAGCACTTTTATTGGCTGTTGAAAGATTAGCACAAGCAAAGAAAATATCAAATTTAAATTTATTTGGTTGTGATTTACACCCTATAAATGGTTTGTTATTACATTTACCAGAGGTAAATTTAATTGAGGTAAATTTTTTTGATTACAATGTAAATAACAAATTTGATTTTATTATTTCTAACCCTCCCTATATACGTCGTCAGAATCAAGATAAAAAAGAGATTGATGTTGTATTGACTAGATTTAAAGAAATGAATCTATTAGGCAAGAATGCTGATATGTGGGCATATTTCATTATAAAATCTATGCTGCATTTAAATAAAGGTGGAAGTTTTTGTGCTATAATTCCTTGGGCTTTTATTCAGGCTGATTATGCTCAAAAGTTAAGAATCCTACTATATGATAAATTTGAAACAATTAAAGTTATAGCTTTAAATAAGCCATATTTTGAATCTATAGATGAAAGAGTAGTTTTGTTCTGGGGCTACAATTTTGGGGAAAAGAATACAGAGATTTTATTTTCTTACTTAAAGGATTTAAAATCGAAGCCTAACTTTAAAAAAATTGATAATCAAGTTTGGTCTTCTAATAAAATAGTTTTAACAAAAAAAAATGAAGTAAAAAAAAATCAAGAAATATTAATAAAAAAGTTTGGATTTCAAAAGATAGAAGATTTTGTAGAAATTAGGATAGGTGTTGTTACAGGAGCTAATGAGTACTTTATAAGAACTTATGAAGAATTAATAAGTTATGGGTTTACAAAAAAAGATCTTATGCCGATATTAACTAAAGCTAAAGAGATTCCTGATTACATAAATAATAAGTTGGGAAAGTTAAAATTTTTAGTTAAAATTAATGAAGATTATAAAAACCAATTTTCAAATTTTATTGAAGAGGGTATAGGTAAAGAATTTAATAAAAGGGTTCATTGTAAAAATAGAAATATATGGTACTCAATTAATACTGCTAAAGTTCCAGATGCTTTTTTTCCATATAGAGTTGGAAAAATACCATATTTGTTTTTCAATAATCACCAAATTCAAAGCACTAATTCAATTCATAGAATTTATTACAAAAGAAAGTTAAATAAAACAGAAGAAAAATGGATACAGGTTAGTATGTTATCTATTTATGGTCAAATTTCTATTGAAATGAACGCAAAAACATATGGTAAGGGAATGTTAAAAATGGAGCCAGGTCCTTTAAAAAATGCTTTAGTGAAAATTTCAAATGATAAGTCAATAGTTAAAACATTTAATCAAATAAGAAAATTATTAATTGATCAAAGAAAAGACGAAGTTGTTTTATTAGCAACAAGTTTTTTAAATGAAAAATTAATAATACCAAAAGAAATACATATTAAAAGTATAAAGTTATATGAGGATATTAGAAAATCTAGAGAAAAATAATAATAAAATTTAATATATATGGCACACTTTTAGGTATACAAAAAATAATAGAGTAGAGGTAAATACTATGAACATTGATAAAACTAAATAAGGTTCGAATCCTTCAGGGCTCACTTAAAGCTTCACAGAAATGTGAGGCTTTTTTGTTTTTATAGGTTTTGTTGATTTTTTTATTATTTATTGAAATTCAATAATATTTACCTGTATAAAAATAAAAGTATTTTTTTATTGAAATTGGCGACATTTTTGACAAAAATTCTTCTTGTAAAATGAAATATGATTGCACAAAAAAAAGAGTAACCTAAATTAGATTACTCTTTTAAGATATAATGTATGGATATATATTATATCATTATAAACATACTTGTGGGAGTAGTTATTTTTTTACAATAGAAGAAAATACTTTTAGAGTATCTCTCTTGATAATTTTTTGATTGTCTAATGTTACTTTAATAACATGTTCTGGATTGGAAACTTGAAACACATAACTGTACTGTCTAAATGATGTTATGTGATAATTTGGAAATTCTTTTTCAACAGTTTCTTTATTAGACTCATAATGTTCTAATTCTGTTTTTAATGGTTGGCAACTAATTAATAGTCCCCCTACAAATGTGAAAGCTAATAATGCTTTTTTCATAATAAAATATTTAAAAAAATGAATAAAAAACTATTATTATAGAAACAGAGACTAACTTTGTAGAGGAGTTAAGTTTTCAGCCTTTCAGTTACTATTAAAATAATAGTACATAAAAATACTTATAAAGTTAGGGAGCTTTAATTTTTACAAATAAATAACGGATAGAAAATCTATCGTTATGAACTTTTATAAATTTTATTCGAGGGTATGTTAATAAAGAGGGATATTAACTTTGCAAATGTACAAATTTTTATTTTAATTTTAAAAAGGATATATTATATTTTATCCCAAAATTAATAAATGGGCTGCTTAAGCTACCGCCTTTAGCTTTTACATAGCCAAATGAGCTTCTAAAGTCTAATGTGTTATTTAATTGATAATTAAAGCCTATACTTGGTTTTACAATTAAACCTTCACCAGTACTAATATCTCCTCCACCTGCTGCTCCTCCTAAAACTTGAGTAAAAAGTGAAGTAGAATCATTAAAAATAGGATTAGTTTTAACGCCCAAACCAACTATTCCTTCTGCATAAGCACCAGCGTTTCCAAAATTAGCAAAAGAAGTTTGTCCAGCAACAAAGACATTTTTATTTAATTTTAAATTAATTTGCATAGAAATTTGATGTAAATTTTCAGTTGGATTAGAATCTCTTTTTGCATTAAAATATAAATCGTGCTTTACTATTACATCTAGGCCTTTAAATTTTCCTTGAGTATAAGTATCTTTTTCAGAAATTATTCCATTTCTTTCTATGTAATATTTAAGGCCAAACCCTAAAGTTGAAGTGTAGAAGTATGAATCTGGTGACATTACAAAGCCTTTATTAATTGATAAATAAATATCATTAAATAGTTTTTGCTCTATAGAAATATCTGGGTAAATTAAAAAACCACCTTTGGTGTCTACACCACCACCACCACCAGCACCAATTCCTAGTTTAGCTAGAATATTTGTTCTGTTTTTATTCAAAGATAAATGATATCCTCCTCCTAAAAAAACATCCATATAACCAGCTTTAATACCATCATAAGCACCATCTACTTTAAAGAATGTAAACCAATTGTTATTTATGTATGAAGTCAATTCAAAACCAGCTAACTTAATTGTTTCTCCATTATATTTATTTCCATTTGTGTCTTTAGTATCGCCTTTAATAGAAAGATTGTTTAAATGAAGCATTACAGAGTTTCTGCTTGAATTTTTATTCCAATCAGATATTTTTAAATCACTTATATTATATTCTTTTTCTGAAGATTCATAACTTGCATATTCAAAATCTAAAGGAATTTCTAAAGCAATATTTAATTGATGACCTTTAATATTTCCGTCATCAAAAAAGTTGACATAACTCCAACCAGAATTTATTGAGAAATTTTCAAATTGATACCCCAAATTTAGATGAGGTAAAATAAAGGCACCTCCACCATCTGGCGCACTAGCACCACCACCACCACCAAAATGAAATCCAGCATCAACATAAAATTTATTAGAAAAATATTTTTTTATACCTGCGTTAATACCTAAAGTAAAAAAACCACCTTTATTTCCTGAAACTGCACCGTAAATACCTAGACCAGCGTAAGCCCAGTCGTTTAACATTAAATTATAATGAATACCTGTAAAACCCATGTTTGGGTCATCTACACCTAAAGGATTAACAGGTAAATCAAGTGATTGAAAATCGATTTTAGCAAATCCTTTTTGTTCCTTTTTTTTAGGAATATTTTCTGATTGAGAGAAAATAAATTGACTTAATAAAACAATTGAAAATATTGAGAAATACTTTTTCATTTTTATCTTTTTTTAATGGTAATGATTACTGTTTTAGAAGCTGGAGTATTGCTTATATCTGCCTTACTTTTAATGGACACTAAAACATTAGCTTCAGGGAAATAGGTAGCTGTACATTGTTTTGGAATATTATAAGGAATTGCTAAAAATCCTCTGGCTTCTCTTTTATCATTGTTGAAATAACTCGTTAAATCTACTAAATCTAATTTTTTTAGACCTAAAGAATTCATATCTTCTTTATTCATAAAAATAACTCTTCTTTCATTTAAAACGCCTCTGTATCTATCATTTAAGCCATAAATAGTAGTGTTGTATTGGTCGTGCGTTCGAATTGTCATCATCATAAACTGGTTTTCTTCCAACTTAATTTCTGAAGGTTTATTAGCGCTAAAATTAGCTTTTCCTGTAGAGGTAGGAGTGAAGTTATTATCTCTGGCATTGTTTGGTAAATAAAACCCGCCTTTAATTCTAACACGATTATTAAAATTCTCGAAACCAGGAATTGTCGCTTCAATTTTATCAC harbors:
- a CDS encoding N-6 DNA methylase; protein product: MENNKDFKKNNGIYYTPDKLADYLINDLNIENNNSILDPSYGEGALLLAVERLAQAKKISNLNLFGCDLHPINGLLLHLPEVNLIEVNFFDYNVNNKFDFIISNPPYIRRQNQDKKEIDVVLTRFKEMNLLGKNADMWAYFIIKSMLHLNKGGSFCAIIPWAFIQADYAQKLRILLYDKFETIKVIALNKPYFESIDERVVLFWGYNFGEKNTEILFSYLKDLKSKPNFKKIDNQVWSSNKIVLTKKNEVKKNQEILIKKFGFQKIEDFVEIRIGVVTGANEYFIRTYEELISYGFTKKDLMPILTKAKEIPDYINNKLGKLKFLVKINEDYKNQFSNFIEEGIGKEFNKRVHCKNRNIWYSINTAKVPDAFFPYRVGKIPYLFFNNHQIQSTNSIHRIYYKRKLNKTEEKWIQVSMLSIYGQISIEMNAKTYGKGMLKMEPGPLKNALVKISNDKSIVKTFNQIRKLLIDQRKDEVVLLATSFLNEKLIIPKEIHIKSIKLYEDIRKSREK